Proteins from a single region of Methanotorris igneus Kol 5:
- the pscS gene encoding O-phospho-L-seryl-tRNA:Cys-tRNA synthase, which produces MEINLDKYKNLTRNFERGIINLNPIQRGGILPVEARKAVYEFWDGYSVCDYCGGRLDEISTPPICEFLEDFSKFVNLDISRPTHGAREGKFIVMHSICNEGDYVVVDGNAHYTTYVSAERARLNVVEVESEGYPTFRINPEKYKEVIDNLEDKGKNIGLILLTHVDGNYGNVSDAKKVGKIAKEKGYPFLLNCAYSVGRMPVDGKKLNADFIVASGHKSMAASGPCGVLAFRDEFAEKILKTSSKFPVKEIEMLGCTSRGLPIVTLMASFPHVVERVKRWDEEVKKARYVVEELEKIGFKQLGVKPKEHDLTKFETPVLDEIAKKDKRRGFFFYEELKKRGIGGIKRGVTKEIKMSVYGLTWEQVEYVVNAIKEIVETHK; this is translated from the coding sequence TTGGAGATTAATTTGGATAAGTATAAAAATCTCACAAGAAATTTTGAAAGGGGAATTATAAATCTAAATCCAATTCAGAGAGGAGGAATTTTACCAGTCGAAGCAAGAAAAGCAGTTTATGAGTTTTGGGACGGTTATAGTGTATGTGATTACTGCGGTGGGAGGTTAGATGAGATTTCTACACCACCAATATGTGAGTTTTTAGAGGACTTTTCAAAGTTTGTAAATTTGGATATCTCAAGACCGACACATGGAGCAAGGGAAGGAAAATTCATAGTTATGCACTCAATTTGTAATGAAGGGGATTATGTGGTTGTTGATGGGAATGCTCACTACACAACTTATGTTTCTGCTGAAAGGGCAAGGTTGAATGTTGTAGAGGTTGAAAGTGAGGGATACCCAACATTTAGAATAAATCCAGAGAAATATAAAGAGGTTATTGACAATTTGGAGGATAAAGGTAAAAATATAGGCCTAATTTTATTGACCCATGTCGATGGAAATTATGGAAATGTTAGCGATGCCAAAAAGGTTGGAAAGATAGCAAAAGAAAAGGGATATCCATTTTTATTGAACTGTGCTTACAGCGTTGGGAGAATGCCAGTAGATGGGAAAAAATTAAATGCTGACTTTATTGTGGCATCAGGACATAAGAGTATGGCAGCATCTGGACCGTGTGGAGTATTGGCGTTTAGGGATGAATTTGCAGAGAAAATATTAAAAACCTCATCAAAATTCCCAGTTAAAGAAATTGAAATGTTGGGATGCACAAGTAGAGGATTGCCTATAGTTACATTAATGGCAAGTTTTCCACATGTAGTTGAGAGGGTAAAGAGATGGGATGAAGAGGTTAAAAAAGCAAGGTATGTTGTTGAGGAGTTGGAGAAAATAGGATTTAAGCAATTGGGGGTAAAGCCAAAGGAACATGATTTAACTAAGTTTGAAACACCAGTATTAGATGAAATTGCTAAAAAAGATAAGAGAAGAGGATTCTTCTTCTATGAAGAGCTAAAGAAGAGAGGTATTGGTGGAATTAAGAGGGGAGTAACAAAGGAAATTAAAATGAGTGTTTATGGCTTAACATGGGAACAAGTAGAGTATGTTGTAAATGCTATTAAAGAGATTGTTGAAACCCATAAGTGA
- the sepS gene encoding O-phosphoserine--tRNA ligase, with protein MFDKEKILEMANKDFEKAWRETKKLIKRKHVDLRYPRIKPHYGKPHPVMETIERLRQAYLRMGFEEYINPVIVDEQDIYKQFGPEAMAVLDRCFYLAGLPRPDVGLSESKVEEIRKLGIAIDDEKKENLRKVLHQYKKGTIDGDDLVFEIAKALNTSSEMGLKVLEEVFPEFKDLKPEATTLTLRSHMTSGWFITVGELIKKKPLPFKLFSIDRCFRREQREDKSHLMTYHSASCVVVGEDVDVDDGKIVAEGLLSQFGFTKFKFKPDEKKSKYYTPETQTEVYAYHPKLNEWIEVATFGVYSPIALAKYGIDVPVMNLGLGVERLAMIIYGYEDVREMVYPQFYDNVLSDREIAGMIRIDKLPITNELYALTDELIDLCIANKDKESPCSVELKKEINFNKTKKTIKIRIFENEEGKKLLGPSILNEVYVYDSNVYGIPQSFEGVKKEYVDILKKAKEEGVPTGIRYIDGICYKITAKIEDMLVTNQKNAKIRVPIVRSLSDINLKIDELALRQIMGRNRVIDVRGPVFLSAEIEIK; from the coding sequence ATGTTTGACAAAGAAAAAATTTTGGAAATGGCAAATAAGGATTTTGAGAAGGCATGGAGAGAAACAAAGAAGTTGATAAAGAGGAAACATGTTGATTTGAGATATCCGAGGATAAAACCCCACTATGGAAAACCACATCCAGTAATGGAGACCATAGAAAGATTGAGGCAAGCATATTTGAGGATGGGGTTTGAAGAGTATATAAACCCAGTAATTGTTGATGAGCAAGATATCTACAAGCAATTTGGGCCTGAAGCGATGGCAGTTTTGGATAGATGCTTTTATTTGGCTGGATTGCCGAGACCTGATGTTGGTTTGAGTGAGAGTAAAGTGGAAGAAATAAGAAAGTTAGGTATTGCTATTGATGATGAGAAAAAAGAGAATTTGAGGAAGGTTTTGCATCAATATAAAAAGGGAACTATAGATGGGGATGATTTGGTTTTTGAAATTGCAAAGGCATTAAATACAAGTAGTGAAATGGGTTTAAAGGTTTTAGAAGAGGTATTTCCAGAATTTAAAGACCTAAAACCAGAGGCAACAACACTAACATTAAGAAGCCACATGACCTCTGGATGGTTTATAACTGTTGGAGAGTTAATAAAGAAAAAGCCTTTACCATTCAAATTATTCTCAATAGATAGGTGCTTTAGAAGAGAGCAGAGAGAAGATAAAAGCCATTTAATGACTTACCATTCTGCTTCATGTGTGGTTGTTGGGGAAGATGTGGATGTCGATGATGGAAAAATTGTTGCAGAGGGGTTGTTGTCCCAATTTGGATTTACAAAATTTAAATTCAAGCCAGACGAAAAGAAAAGCAAATATTACACCCCAGAAACACAAACAGAGGTCTATGCCTACCACCCAAAACTAAATGAGTGGATTGAGGTTGCTACATTTGGTGTCTATTCACCAATCGCATTGGCAAAGTATGGCATAGATGTGCCTGTTATGAATTTAGGTTTGGGTGTTGAGAGATTGGCTATGATTATCTATGGATATGAGGACGTTAGGGAGATGGTTTATCCGCAATTCTATGACAATGTTTTGAGTGATAGGGAAATTGCGGGGATGATAAGGATTGACAAGTTACCAATAACCAATGAACTCTATGCATTGACTGATGAACTTATTGATTTGTGTATAGCAAATAAAGATAAAGAAAGTCCATGCTCTGTTGAACTTAAAAAGGAAATCAACTTTAACAAAACCAAAAAAACTATAAAGATAAGAATATTTGAGAATGAAGAAGGTAAAAAACTACTTGGTCCTTCAATACTGAATGAGGTTTATGTTTACGACAGCAATGTTTATGGAATCCCACAGAGTTTTGAAGGGGTTAAGAAGGAATATGTAGATATTTTAAAGAAAGCAAAAGAAGAAGGAGTCCCAACGGGAATAAGATATATAGATGGAATCTGTTATAAGATAACGGCAAAGATTGAGGATATGCTTGTAACTAACCAAAAAAATGCTAAGATAAGAGTTCCAATTGTTAGAAGTTTGAGTGATATAAACTTAAAGATAGATGAACTTGCATTAAGGCAAATTATGGGAAGAAATAGGGTTATTGATGTAAGGGGACCAGTATTTTTAAGTGCTGAGATTGAAATTAAGTAA
- a CDS encoding FKBP-type peptidyl-prolyl cis-trans isomerase — protein sequence MIKKGDKVKVHYIGRLVNGEIFDTSMEDVAKEEGIYNPERVYEPIEFVVGEGALIEGFEEAVIGMDIGEEKTVTIPPEKAYGERNEMLVQKVPLSAFEGADFEPEEGMMILAEGIPARITEVTDEYVTLDFNHELAGEDLVFTIIVVGKEDNE from the coding sequence TTGATAAAAAAAGGCGATAAAGTTAAGGTGCACTATATTGGAAGACTTGTAAATGGAGAAATTTTTGATACATCAATGGAAGACGTGGCAAAAGAAGAAGGTATCTACAATCCTGAGAGAGTTTATGAACCAATAGAATTCGTTGTTGGTGAAGGGGCTCTAATTGAAGGTTTTGAAGAAGCAGTTATTGGTATGGACATTGGGGAAGAGAAAACTGTAACAATTCCTCCTGAGAAAGCGTATGGAGAAAGAAATGAAATGCTTGTTCAAAAAGTGCCTTTAAGTGCATTTGAGGGTGCTGACTTTGAGCCAGAGGAAGGTATGATGATACTTGCTGAGGGAATTCCTGCAAGGATCACTGAGGTTACAGATGAATATGTAACTTTAGACTTCAATCACGAATTGGCGGGGGAGGATTTGGTATTTACAATTATCGTTGTGGGTAAAGAAGATAATGAATAA